A genomic segment from Actinoplanes sichuanensis encodes:
- a CDS encoding DNA-3-methyladenine glycosylase, with protein MDWLDLPASRVDEAARLLLGWRLSANRVTVRLTEVEAYSGLGADPASHAHRGVTERNRVMFGPAGRLYVYQIYGMHFCANVVCGETGRAAAVLLRAGAVVDGIEVARTRRPAARRDTDLAAGPAKLMQVLDLNRAANDTPLFGDGPATLTPPVEPAGEVSAGPRVGVTSAHDVPWRFWLTGDPTVSAYRRHTPRLR; from the coding sequence ATGGATTGGCTCGATCTGCCCGCATCCCGTGTCGACGAGGCCGCCCGTCTGCTGCTCGGCTGGCGGCTGAGCGCCAACCGGGTGACCGTACGGCTCACCGAGGTGGAGGCCTACAGCGGACTCGGCGCCGACCCGGCCAGCCACGCCCATCGCGGCGTCACCGAGCGCAACCGGGTGATGTTCGGACCGGCCGGGCGGCTGTACGTCTACCAGATCTACGGCATGCACTTCTGCGCCAACGTCGTCTGTGGTGAGACCGGGCGGGCCGCCGCCGTCCTGCTGCGCGCCGGGGCCGTCGTCGACGGGATCGAGGTCGCCCGCACACGCCGGCCCGCGGCCCGCCGGGACACCGATCTGGCGGCCGGACCGGCCAAGCTCATGCAGGTGCTCGACCTGAACCGGGCCGCCAACGACACACCCCTGTTCGGCGACGGGCCGGCCACGCTGACCCCGCCCGTCGAGCCGGCCGGGGAGGTGTCGGCGGGACCGCGGGTCGGCGTGACCTCGGCCCACGACGTGCCGTGGCGCTTCTGGCTCACCGGTGACCCGACGGTCAGCGCCTACCGCCGCCACACTCCCCGCCTCCGCTGA
- a CDS encoding MarR family winged helix-turn-helix transcriptional regulator, whose translation METPEPRWLTSEERAAWMTLMGVLMRLPAALDAQLLRDEGISHFEYGILAGLSEAPDRTLRMSRLAILAEGSLARLSQAVGRLEKRGWVRRSPDPTDGRYTLATLTEEGWGKIVASAPGHVENVRTLVFDTLTKAQIRQLQEIGRRILGATDPGGSCPTR comes from the coding sequence GTGGAGACACCTGAGCCACGCTGGCTGACCAGTGAAGAGCGCGCCGCCTGGATGACCCTGATGGGCGTTCTGATGCGCCTGCCCGCCGCCCTCGACGCGCAGCTGCTACGCGACGAGGGCATCAGCCATTTCGAGTACGGGATCCTGGCCGGCCTCTCCGAGGCGCCGGACCGGACCCTGCGGATGAGCCGCCTCGCGATCCTCGCCGAGGGCTCCCTGGCCCGGCTGTCGCAAGCCGTCGGCCGACTGGAGAAACGCGGCTGGGTCCGCCGCTCCCCCGACCCCACCGACGGCCGCTACACTCTCGCCACGCTCACCGAGGAGGGCTGGGGCAAGATCGTCGCCAGCGCGCCGGGCCACGTCGAGAACGTGCGGACCCTGGTCTTCGACACGCTCACCAAGGCCCAGATCCGCCAGCTCCAGGAGATCGGCCGGCGCATCCTCGGCGCCACCGATCCGGGCGGTTCCTGTCCCACCCGATAG
- a CDS encoding DoxX family protein gives MNIVLWVIAGLLAAAFLGAGVMKLSQSKEKLAASGMAWTEDFSAGAVKAIGAAELLGAIGLILPALLDIAPVLVPLAATGLALTMLGAVVVHVRRGETQAVAPSAVLFVLSVIVAWGRFGPYAF, from the coding sequence ATGAACATCGTCCTGTGGGTCATCGCGGGCCTGCTCGCCGCCGCCTTCCTCGGCGCCGGCGTGATGAAGCTGAGCCAGTCGAAGGAGAAGCTGGCCGCCTCCGGCATGGCCTGGACCGAGGACTTCAGCGCGGGCGCGGTCAAGGCGATCGGCGCGGCGGAGCTGCTCGGTGCGATCGGCCTGATCCTCCCGGCGCTGCTGGACATCGCCCCGGTGCTGGTCCCGCTGGCCGCCACCGGCCTGGCGCTGACCATGCTCGGCGCGGTCGTGGTGCACGTCAGGCGTGGCGAGACGCAGGCGGTCGCGCCGAGCGCGGTGCTGTTCGTGCTCTCCGTCATCGTCGCCTGGGGGCGGTTCGGGCCTTACGCCTTCTGA
- a CDS encoding helix-turn-helix domain-containing protein has product MNETGSTVPKRQVGRLLRQLREQAGISLMAAAAELEFSRARMYRIENGEVPVRKHDVIAMCGVYSAPGHITEVLIGLAAESKAKGWWHAYGDVVPAWFELYVGMEQAAASLRSYAPSVIPGLLQTREYAEAVFRSWHADPEAAGSAVAVRLERQSLLSRRLPEAPRLDVIVDEGVLRRAIPDTLGMQKQLAHLVNMSIRHNIGVRVIPFAAGPHKAVGSGQFTILDFPAVGTASPEPTTIYCENLTGALYLDKLAEVETYESIWGELGAVALSQAESDDLIRTIIEESDG; this is encoded by the coding sequence ATGAACGAGACGGGTTCCACCGTTCCGAAACGGCAGGTCGGCCGGCTGTTGCGGCAGTTGCGCGAGCAGGCCGGCATCTCCCTGATGGCCGCGGCCGCCGAGCTGGAGTTCTCCCGCGCCCGGATGTACCGGATCGAGAACGGTGAGGTCCCGGTCCGCAAACACGACGTGATCGCCATGTGCGGGGTCTACTCGGCACCCGGCCACATCACCGAGGTGCTCATCGGACTGGCCGCCGAGTCCAAGGCGAAAGGCTGGTGGCATGCGTACGGCGACGTCGTCCCGGCCTGGTTCGAGCTCTACGTGGGCATGGAACAGGCCGCCGCCAGCCTGCGCTCCTACGCCCCCAGCGTGATCCCCGGACTGCTGCAGACCAGGGAGTACGCGGAGGCCGTGTTCCGCAGCTGGCACGCCGACCCGGAGGCGGCCGGCAGCGCCGTGGCCGTCCGGTTGGAGCGCCAGTCGCTGCTCAGCCGCCGCCTGCCGGAGGCGCCCCGCCTGGACGTGATCGTCGACGAGGGGGTGCTGCGCCGGGCCATCCCGGACACCCTGGGCATGCAGAAGCAACTGGCCCATCTGGTCAACATGTCGATCCGGCACAACATCGGGGTCCGGGTGATCCCGTTCGCGGCCGGCCCGCACAAGGCGGTCGGCTCCGGGCAGTTCACCATCCTCGACTTCCCGGCCGTCGGGACGGCGTCACCCGAACCGACCACCATCTACTGCGAGAACCTCACCGGTGCCCTCTACCTGGATAAGCTCGCGGAGGTGGAGACGTACGAATCGATCTGGGGAGAACTCGGAGCGGTCGCGCTCAGCCAGGCCGAGTCCGACGATCTCATCCGTACGATCATCGAGGAGAGCGATGGCTGA
- a CDS encoding DUF397 domain-containing protein, with amino-acid sequence MADLTGAVWHKSTRSGGNGGDCVEVAANLPGIVAIRDTKDPGGATLVFTDEEWAAFLAGVRAGEFDLRSL; translated from the coding sequence ATGGCTGACCTGACGGGTGCCGTCTGGCACAAGAGCACTCGCAGCGGAGGCAACGGCGGCGACTGCGTCGAGGTGGCCGCCAATCTCCCCGGCATCGTGGCGATCCGGGACACCAAGGATCCGGGCGGCGCCACCCTGGTCTTCACCGACGAGGAGTGGGCCGCGTTCCTGGCCGGAGTGCGGGCCGGCGAGTTCGACCTTAGAAGTCTGTGA
- a CDS encoding CAP domain-containing protein, whose amino-acid sequence MPLSAAARFRYTLAAGSTAVVIGAGFVLVGFSQGSADTPTPTSVDAPLAAAPSPGESTDDLLTDPAATAPGGSPAVSVTPGTATPKSPSPKPTVKKTTKAPAGKEATAGTTGKKTTVPVTSGTVAEQVLAHINEARVAEGLKALTLDTDLSKAAALHTQLMIDGCGLSHKCSGEAELGDRFSAQDVSWRAAGENIGYGSSGSSDAAKVQAANGLTDSMLAEVPPNDGHRKNLLNPNFTRIGLSIVRDSKGLTWMTQDFVG is encoded by the coding sequence GTGCCGCTCTCCGCCGCTGCCCGATTCCGTTACACCCTGGCAGCGGGGTCGACAGCCGTCGTCATCGGCGCCGGATTCGTCCTGGTCGGCTTCTCCCAGGGCAGTGCCGATACCCCCACCCCGACCTCGGTCGACGCTCCGCTCGCCGCCGCACCGTCCCCCGGCGAGAGCACCGACGACCTGCTCACCGACCCGGCCGCCACCGCACCCGGCGGATCACCCGCGGTGAGCGTCACCCCCGGCACGGCCACCCCCAAATCGCCCAGCCCCAAGCCCACGGTCAAGAAGACGACCAAGGCACCGGCCGGTAAGGAGGCGACCGCGGGCACCACAGGTAAGAAGACGACCGTGCCGGTCACCTCCGGGACCGTCGCCGAGCAGGTGCTCGCGCACATCAACGAGGCCCGGGTCGCCGAGGGCCTCAAGGCGCTCACCCTCGACACCGACCTGTCCAAGGCCGCGGCCCTGCACACCCAGCTGATGATCGACGGGTGCGGGTTGTCCCACAAATGCTCCGGTGAAGCCGAGCTGGGCGACCGGTTCAGCGCGCAGGACGTGTCCTGGCGAGCCGCCGGAGAGAACATCGGCTACGGCTCCAGCGGCAGCAGCGACGCGGCGAAGGTGCAGGCCGCCAACGGTCTCACCGACTCGATGCTGGCCGAGGTGCCGCCGAACGACGGCCACCGCAAGAACCTGCTCAACCCGAACTTCACCCGGATCGGCCTGAGCATCGTGCGCGATTCCAAGGGCCTCACCTGGATGACCCAGGACTTCGTCGGCTAG
- a CDS encoding type II toxin-antitoxin system PemK/MazF family toxin: protein MLKALLRRILGRPERPAPPAPRPSAPAVPPKKTAPKPPAPRPAAPKAKPAPAKPTVVKRAVPQQGRHLAYAPDLDGDADPGEIVWTWVPYEEDASQGKDRPVLVVGRDARTLLGLMLSSQGERDGQRHWLALGPGEWDRDSRPSWVRLDRVIEVDEDGIRREGAILDRPRFDRVAAILRRNYGWP from the coding sequence ATGCTGAAAGCCCTCCTCCGGCGGATTCTGGGCCGGCCGGAACGGCCCGCCCCGCCCGCGCCGCGGCCGAGCGCTCCGGCCGTACCCCCGAAGAAGACCGCTCCGAAGCCGCCGGCGCCCCGGCCCGCCGCACCGAAGGCGAAGCCCGCTCCGGCGAAGCCGACGGTGGTCAAACGGGCCGTGCCGCAGCAGGGCCGGCATCTCGCCTACGCGCCCGATCTGGACGGTGACGCCGATCCCGGTGAGATCGTCTGGACCTGGGTGCCCTACGAGGAGGACGCGTCGCAGGGCAAGGACCGGCCGGTGCTGGTGGTCGGCCGGGACGCCCGGACGCTGCTCGGCCTGATGCTGTCCAGCCAGGGCGAGCGTGACGGCCAGCGGCACTGGCTGGCGCTCGGCCCCGGCGAGTGGGACCGCGACTCGCGTCCCAGCTGGGTCCGTCTGGACCGGGTCATCGAGGTCGACGAGGACGGCATCCGCCGCGAGGGCGCGATCCTGGATCGGCCCCGGTTCGACCGGGTCGCGGCGATCCTGCGCCGCAACTACGGCTGGCCGTAG